A genomic segment from Necator americanus strain Aroian chromosome III, whole genome shotgun sequence encodes:
- a CDS encoding hypothetical protein (NECATOR_CHRIII.G10892.T1) produces the protein MYKVLERIILSRLIKHLEETTRDEQAGFRPGRSTIDQVFIVRRVIEIWQRYSKPMQLEFLDFEAAFDSPHRGRVLNALRADGVQRSLYRSWLQPMDYVYALINASRCGSLRDLDRKSGWTDN, from the coding sequence atgtacaaggtgttggagcgcattatcctgagccgactcattaaacatctcgaagaaacaacgcgcgacgagcaagctggctttcgtcctggccgatctacgattgaccaggtgttcatcgtcaggagagtgatcgaaatctggcagcggtattcgaagccaatgcaactagagtttctggactttgaagccgcgttcgactctcctcaccgaggccgtgttctcaacgcgctccgcgccgatggagtacaaAGAagcttgtatcgaagctggctgcagcctatggactatgtctacgccctgataaatgcaagcagatgtggatctcttcgagacctcgatcggaaatcagggtggacggacaactga